The genomic DNA AAATTTTGTGTTTCTGCCCAAAGACGTAATAGTTTATCAATATCAGCTAAATTGAAACTAGCAACCTCTCCAGGACGTAAACTTTGCAAAAATTGACTTAAAGGTAAATTTGCAAAATCCTGTTGCCAAGATGTTATATTGGCGATCGCTTCCTCTAAACTAGATTTTTCTCTACAAATACCCGCACTTTGCCAAACTACACGGGGTACATTTTCCCGCAAATCTTCCAGATATACCCGTTGATGTTGCCATTCATCATCTGATAAAACACAGGCAACAGACTCAGATGAAAATGGTAATTCTGTTTGCGATGTATGCAAAACCTGCTCTTGTAAATCAGCAGTTTGCGCTCCAAATACAATACATTCCAACAGAGAATTACTCGCTAAACGGTTCGCTCCATGCACTCCCGTACTAGCAGTTTCTCCCACCGCATACAAACCAGGAATATTCGTCCGATTTTGTAAATCTGCCAGCACACCACCCATCCAATAATGAGCCGCAGGAGCTACAGGTACAGGTTGATGAAAAACATCAACACCCCAATGTTGACAGACTTGAATAATATTAGGAAAACGTTGACGAATTTTATCAGCAGGAATAGGACGCATATCTAACCAGACATGGGCGGTAGCCAAATCCTCGGCAGTATTTTGTAAATGACTAAAAATTGCTCTACTCACCACATCTCGCGGTGCAAGTTCACCCGCTGGGTCATAGTCAAACGCAAAACGGCGCCCTTTGTCATCAACTAAATGCGCTCCTTCACCCCTCACCGCTTCACTAATTAAAAATCGCCCTGGTTTAACTAAAGCTGTCGGGTGAAATTGCACAAATTCTAAATCACGTAAAATCGCTCCAGCCCGCCAAGCAATAGCTACTCCATCCCCCGTACTCACTGCCGGGTTAGTAGTTTGGGCAAATACTTGACCACCGCCACCAGTTGCTAGTACCACCGCACCAGCTTTTATCCATGTCACTTGACCTTGATAAAACAGGCTAATTCCTTCACATTTACCTGTTTGAGGTTCTATCCATAGAGATAATGCTAAAGCTTGCTGGATTACTTGGATATTTTGACGACGTAATACTTGGGCTGTGAGAGTTGTAGTTACCTCTCTACCAGTGGTATCAGCTGCATGGAGAACCCGATGGCGGGAATGGGCAGCTTCTAAAGTTAACGCCAGGGAATTACCATGACGATCAAAAGCTACACCCAAGTTAACTAGAGATTGAATACAATTAGGGGCTTGTTGGGCTAAAAATTCTACGGCTTGCACATCACACAAACCAGCCCCAGCTTTTAAAGTATCTTCAATATGTAGTTTAGGTGAATCTTCGGGAGCGACAGCAGCAGCAATACCCCCTTGCGCCCAGTCACTAGCTGATAAAGTAACAGTTTCTTTAGTAATTAAGCCTACGTGCAAAGATTCTGGTAGACACAGTGCTGTGTATAGTCCAGCCGCACCAGCACCGACTACTACAACATCAAATTGGTTAGGAATATCTAATAAGTTCAAGGAGTTCAAAAGTCAGGGGGTGATGGGGAGAGTGGGAGATGGGTAATGGGGAGATGGGGAGGTGTCAATTCAAAATTCAAAAGTCAAAATTAAGAACTTTTTTACCTATGCCCCATGCCCTATGCCCCATGCCCAATTAACAAAATGGGTTATCTATAGATACCGTTGTTATAACGATCATCTCCTTCGTTAAATTCGGATGATTGTTCTGTCACAGTTAAGTTATCTCTATTGGCTTCTAAAGTCTTTTTCTGGCGCTCGCTCAAACCAGGGATATTGAATACATCTTCTACCTCTTTGTAGGGAGCATTTTGGATAATTTTACTAGCTAAGTTAGGATACATCCCTGGATACTCTCTAAAAGCA from Okeanomitos corallinicola TIOX110 includes the following:
- the nadB gene encoding L-aspartate oxidase, whose product is MNLLDIPNQFDVVVVGAGAAGLYTALCLPESLHVGLITKETVTLSASDWAQGGIAAAVAPEDSPKLHIEDTLKAGAGLCDVQAVEFLAQQAPNCIQSLVNLGVAFDRHGNSLALTLEAAHSRHRVLHAADTTGREVTTTLTAQVLRRQNIQVIQQALALSLWIEPQTGKCEGISLFYQGQVTWIKAGAVVLATGGGGQVFAQTTNPAVSTGDGVAIAWRAGAILRDLEFVQFHPTALVKPGRFLISEAVRGEGAHLVDDKGRRFAFDYDPAGELAPRDVVSRAIFSHLQNTAEDLATAHVWLDMRPIPADKIRQRFPNIIQVCQHWGVDVFHQPVPVAPAAHYWMGGVLADLQNRTNIPGLYAVGETASTGVHGANRLASNSLLECIVFGAQTADLQEQVLHTSQTELPFSSESVACVLSDDEWQHQRVYLEDLRENVPRVVWQSAGICREKSSLEEAIANITSWQQDFANLPLSQFLQSLRPGEVASFNLADIDKLLRLWAETQNLLDVAYLILKSAAFRTESRGGHYRSDYPQSAPDWQVHTMIQNHHWWKST
- the psbU gene encoding photosystem II complex extrinsic protein PsbU, producing the protein MKGLVRLLTVFSLLIGCWGWLGTSQTAQAASFSSLNWQQVPVMAVARQNKADAKLGTEFGKKIDLNNTNIAAFREYPGMYPNLASKIIQNAPYKEVEDVFNIPGLSERQKKTLEANRDNLTVTEQSSEFNEGDDRYNNGIYR